One Onthophagus taurus isolate NC chromosome 11, IU_Otau_3.0, whole genome shotgun sequence genomic window carries:
- the LOC111413871 gene encoding histone H2A-like, producing MSGRGKGGKVKGKAKSRSSRAGLQFPVGRIHRLLRKGNYAERVGAGAPVYLAAVMEYLAAEVLELAGNAARDNKKTRIIPRHLQLAIRNDEELNKLLSGVTIAQGGVLPNIQAVLLPKKTEKKP from the coding sequence ATGTCGGGCCGAGGAAAAGGTGGAAAAGTTAAAGGGAAAGCAAAGTCCAGATCCAGTCGCGCAGGATTACAATTTCCTGTTGGTCGTATTCATCGATTGTTGAGGAAGGGCAATTACGCGGAACGTGTAGGAGCTGGAGCTCCCGTATATTTAGCGGCCGTAATGGAGTATTTGGCAGCCGAAGTTCTCGAGTTGGCCGGTAACGCTGCGAGAGACAACAAAAAGACCCGAATCATCCCTAGACATTTACAACTGGCTATACGTAACGACGAAGAATTGAATAAATTACTATCAGGAGTGACGATTGCTCAAGGAGGTGTACTTCCGAACATTCAAGCTGTTTTGTTACCTAAAAAGACCGAGAAAAAaccttaa
- the LOC111413866 gene encoding histone H2B, producing MPPKTSGKAAKKAGKAQKNISKTDKKKKRKRKESYAIYIYKVLKQVHPDTGISSKAMSIMNSFVNDIFERIAAEASRLAHYNKRSTITSREIQTAVRLLLPGELAKHAVSEGTKAVTKYTSSK from the coding sequence ATGCCACCGAAAACTAGTGGAAAAGCAGCCAAGAAGGCGGGTAAAGCGCAgaaaaacatttcgaaaaccgacaaaaagaagaaacgcAAGAGGAAGGAAAGCTACGCTATTTACATTTACAAGGTATTGAAGCAAGTTCATCCTGATACTGGTATTTCGAGTAAAGCTATGAGCATCATGAACAGCTTTGTGAATGATATTTTCGAGCGAATTGCCGCGGAAGCGTCTCGTTTGGCTCATTACAACAAAAGGTCAACGATCACCAGTCGAGAAATCCAGACTGCCGTCAGACTTCTGTTACCTGGAGAATTGGCAAAGCACGCTGTAAGCGAAGGCACCAAGGCTGTTACCAAGTACACAAGTTCCAAATAA